GTTTACgaattaaaattcttgaaagACATTTAAGAACATCTCTAAGGAATTCTTCAAGGGTGTTTAAGGATATTTCTAGCTTAACCAAGATGTCAGTAGTACTTCAAACTCGGTTTCAAATTTTGATTGGTTTGTCAACAGACTCTCTGAATAATTATTATGGAGGTCCAGATAAATGGTTActccatatatacatatactataGTCTGAATTCAATGCTTCATGTCtgacttcaattttattatttttttaacagaCCTCATATAGATGCTAACATCTTTTGTTGCTCGAATTCATTGCTTCATgtttaacttcaattttatgatttttttaacAGACTTCATATAGATGCTGACATCTTTTGTTGCTCGAATTCATCCCTTCATATTTGActtcaattttatgatttttttaacAGACTTCATATAGATGCTAACATCTTTTGTTGCTCGAAGTCATTGTTTCATGTTTGActtcaattttatgatttttttaacAGACTTCATATAGATGCTAACATCTTTTGTTGCTCGAAGTCATTGTTTCATGTTTGActtcaattttatgatttttttaacAGACTTCATATAGATGCTAACATCTTTTGTTGCTCGAAGTCATTGTTTCATGTTTGActtcaattttatgatttttttaacAGACTTCATATAGATGCTAACATCTTTTGTTGCTCGAAGTCATTGTTTCATGTTTGActtcaattttatgatttttttaacAGACTTCATATAGATGCTAACATCTTTTGTTGCTCGAATTCATTGCTTCATgtttaacttcaattttatgatttttttaacAGACTTCATATAGATGCTAACATCTTTTGTTGCTCGAATTAATTGCTTCATGTTTGActtcaattttatgattttcttaAACGATGTTCTTAAAAGATGTTCTTAAACGTccagcaaaaatatttttcttcacaAGAGGACCCAAACCGACCTTCATCATCCTCCTTGATTCATATACTTCAACTTCTAAGTGTTTATGAAGACTGTTATAAAAAGACAGCTATCAAAACAAAGATAAGAGAATCTTCGAAATCACCAGTCTTTCCGAAACTCTCATAGCAAAACGCTATCATCCGCTATCATCCACATTCTCGGTTGGACAAAAACGATCAGTTCACATAGAGACGGTGTATCATTAATGCAGGCTGTTTCTCGTATTCCCGTTCGATATGCTTGAAGGTAAACACAGAGATCGAGCGACTTGGTCCAGTCGATACAGACCCTGATGACACTCGGGTCACTTCTTAGATTTCGTAATTACGAAACTTGTTGACGATCTCGCTGGGTGCCTCGGAATCCCAGCCAAGGTCACTGCGAGCACCGTAATAGATGTTCGCGCCACCTTCCGAAGCTCTTCTGTGAGCGTTCGGTGCTTGCATTTTTCCGTGACCCGGTGAACCTGCCGCCTCGCCGGAAGTGTCCTGCAGCATGCGATCCTTCGTCTTCGGTATACTCCAGTGCATCGACTATGTATCACAGGAGGAAACACATGGAGAAATGAGGGAGAAGTAGACAATTTTCTTTAGACTAACAAAACATCCAGCCTCACAAGAACTAcctatattaataaatagacaATTTGGTAGACTACAAACAATTTCTTTTAATCCTGCAAGACTTCTATTCTTATAAAACCTGcacatattaataaatagacAACTTGGTAGACTACAAAGAATTTTCTTTAGTGTTACAAGACATCTAGCCTCACAAGACCTGctcatattaataaatagaatatttgGTGGACTACAAACAATTTCTTTTAATCCTACAAGACTTCTATTCTTATAAAACCTGcacatattaataaatagacAACTTGGTAGACTACAAACAATTTTCTTTAGTGTTACAAGACGTCTAGCCTCACAAGACCTGctcatattaataaatagaatatttgGTGGACTACAAACAATTTCTTTTAGTCCTACAAGACTTCTATTCTTATAAAACCtgcatatattaataaatagacaACTTGGTAGACTACAAACAATTTTCTTTAGTGTTACAAGACGTCTAGCCTCACAAGACctactcatattaataaatagaatatttgGTGGACTACAAACAATTTCTTTTAATCCTGCAAGACTTCTATTCTTATAAAACCTGcacatattaataaatagacAACTTGGTAGACTATAAAGAATTTTCTTTAGTGTTACAAGACATCTAGCCTCACAAGACctactcatattaataaatagacAACTTGGTAGATTACAAACAATTTCCTTTAATCTTGCAAGACCTCTAGTCCTACAAGACCTACCCatattagtaaataaaataatttagtagACTACAGACAATTTCCTTTAGTCTTGCTGGACCTCTAGCCTCACAAGACctactcatattaataaatagacAACTTGGTAGATTACAAACAATTTCCTTTAATCTTGCAAGACCTCTAGTCCTACAAGACCTACCCatattagtaaataaaataatttagtagACTACAGACAATTTCCTTTAGTCTTGCTGGACCTCTAGCCTCACAAGACCCACCCATACTAATAAATAGACAACTTGATAGATTACAAACAATTTCCTTTAATCTTGCAAGACCTCTAGTCCTACAAGACCTACCCaaattagtaaataaaataatttagtagACTACAGACAATTTCCTTTAGTCTTGCTGGACCTCTAGCCTCACAAGACCCACCTATACTAATAAATAGACAACTTGGTAGATTACAAACAATTTCCTTTAATCTTGTAAGACCTCTATCCTCACAAGACCCACCCATACTagtaaataagaaaatttggtAGACTACAGACAATTTCCTTTAGTCTGACAAGACCTCTATTCTTACAAGACCTacctaataaataaaaaatttagtaaactaaaaataatttgctTTAGTCTAGCAAGACCTCTAATATTATGTTAAGACCTCTAACACCCACGTGATGTGATTCTAAGAGATCAGACCTCTCCCAAAAGCGACCTAATATAATTCCAGAATCTTAGCAATGAATTTCTCGCACTGTTCACCACAGTAGTCCTGCGGTATCGAATTCCACAGAAATTTTCACGGTGTTTACTCACTTGGTGCACGTGATCCTTCATTCCAAGCCACTGCTTGTAGCTGATAGCGATGCCGCTACGCCTCCATTTATCGTAGTTGCTTCTTTGCTCAGGGTCGCAGAGAACCTCTTTCGCGTGCTACCATGAAAAAGAAACCGCGATACGATCACCGTACGATCATTGATAGAACATTCGATCGTAATGACAAGGCAAACTGGATATAAAAAGCGGAGCGACTTCCCGATGACTCAACTCGATCAAGTACGCTACAACGAATAAACGAACCTTCAGCTGCTGAAATTTCCTTTCAGCGTCCTTGTCGCCTTCGTTTTTGTCGGGGTGGTATTGAAGAGCTAGGACCTTGTATTCTGCCGTTATTTGTTCTACCTGTAACATTGAAGcgttctttattattattttaattctataagtaggttaggttaggttaggtttgttatTAGGTTTATAACCTGTGGACTGTTGGTTGTCTATGTGTTTAATTTTATAAGTGATTTTTGTTTGCaagatttttgtttttgtttgcaATTTTGTTTTTGGTTGCAAGTTTAATTTGGatacttcacaattttttacaaGATTATAGAATTTTGCTAGATTGTAGCTGTAGTCTCTGTTAGATGAAATTGTACtattcacaaatattttttttaatggctATAGCTTTCTCTCATCAGTATCTCCTTCTGTCATTTCATCCCTtcatcaaattaatttattatagtacttttgtactgtattataaaattatacgatTAAGAGAAAATATGCATAACCTCTGAAGTAAAATTGTTAGAAAGAAAGTGCTAACGTCTTCTTGACCCACTCTACACATTTTCCTTCCATTAATTTTCTTGTCGAGTTAACCCGTTGAGCCACAGTAAAAATAGCCATATCTGGCACAGCTTATAATAGTACGCTTACTGCATCTAtagcaatatttattacatatttttcattcTGAAAGGTCCAAgtattttcaaggtttctatTTTATTGTGAAAGAAGTACTATTTTATTCCTTGTTAATAATGTTCAATAAAGAACttataagaaattataaaatgttaataaagcaatttcaataaaaaataaaattcatttaatttaacaaatgtgTATTTGTACAAATCTATACAGTATGTTCAGACTGTAAATAGATTTGTCGGTGTTCACGCAGAAAATGAAGTTATTCATTCATGAAAGTGACAAGCAGATTACATCGTGGCACACAACAGAGGTTCCCAAAATTGCTTTCTAGCGTGTCAACCCCTTTCAAAATTGAGTACATTTATGTTACCCTTCTGTATCGTTCTATCCCTATGGTCGTCCAGCATCCGTAAGGACCATATAAATCTTTGCCACCCTCAGGGATTGCCGCTATAACAGGCTGATCTTTATTTCAACCAAATACACAACAACATTTTTATCTGTGGATACCTATATTTACTCTACGATGCCTTAGGGTCGAACTATAATGTGATTTCTCGATTGTTTTCGACCCGTGACAGTGGCTTTCCGAACAGATTCTTCGGTAGTGAAAACACGGGGGATGGAGGAAGGTTGCTGATTCGATAAGTTTGgctactacgcgtagaatatgtacgcgttagattactacgcgttggatatccacatgctcgattactacgcgttagatttccacgcattagattcctacgcttagaatcaccacgcgttgcgttattacgcgttggattactacgcgtagaatatgcacgtgctagattactacgcgttggatatccacactctgtattagtacgcgttggattactacgcattggattactacgtgtaggattaccacgcgttgcattactacgcgttggatatccacatgctcgattactacgcgttagattatcacgcattagattcctacgcttagaattaccacgcgttgcattattacgcgttggattactacgcgtagaatgtGCAcgtgctagattactacgcgttggatattcacactctgtattagtacgcgttggatcactacgcattggattactacgcataggattaccacgcgttgcattactacgcgttggatatccacatgctggattactacgcgttagattatcacgcattagattcctacgcttagaattaccacgcgttgcattattacgcgttggattactacgcgtagaatatgcacgcgctagattactacgcgttggatatccacactctgtattagtacgcgttggatcactacgcattggattactacgcataggattaccacgcgttgcattactacgcgttggatatcctcatgctggattactacgcgttagattaccacgcattagattcctacgcttagaattaccacgcgttgcgttattacgcgttggattaccacgcgtagaatatgcacgcgctagattactacgcgttggatatccacgctctgtattagtacgcgttggattactacgcattggattactacgcgtaggattaccacgcgttgcattactacgcgttggattaccacgtgttggataactacgcgttatccgaagctgccgttctcgcgtctgcgcatgcgtcatcctcgcgctctgattggtccgtgtttttccgtaataattcaaaaacgaagcttcaaatcccatttttgcaaagggaagtcttactcagaatcacgtcacctaccccccatttcagagaCTACACTAGTTATGACCCTATACATAACTTATGACCACACCTACTGCAATATAACCCATATCAAAAATTAGTAACAGCTACACAAGTTAACCCGAAGAAACCTTATATCCTCAACATCCTCTACTCTCTTACCTAATTCCTAAAcacctataaaataaaataaataacataagaTAAATATTCACGAATACTGATAAGCATATTGACCTATATAAATAACTCTATCGAATCGTTATCGAGCCCGGTGTAAAATGGTTAGGCACAACGTCGCGAAACGTTTCCACTTTCCAGGTCGTTCGAGAGCGCGATAATCGAGAGTGGTGTTCACCCTTATCGTCAATTTCTCGACTAATGGAAACGAGTGATATTTGCCaggcaatttaataaattcgcCTAATGGGAGTAGAGTTTGTTAATGGAGAAGCGACGCTGGAGACAGGCCATCGGCAAACAGGCAAACACGATCACTCATTAACCTCACGGCTTTTTATTTACAGCGACGTGGTTTATTTTTAGAGCATCCTGTATGATCGACATCGAGGGTAAAAACAACGGTGCATCCCATAAATCCTTAACAAGGGTCAACGATGACTTTTACGCGATTTTAATGACGGACGCTTTTTATGCGACTTTAAAGTCTCATCACGCGGAAACAGGTTCTATAGGTGATCGGTTCTGAAAGATCTTCGATGGAAATTATCCCTGTCCAACGACTTTTATGGCGGAGATTAATATCCAGGTGGAAAGATCACCGGTGAACTTATACATAATCATTTTTCTTTGTTATGCACTTTTTTAttgatatgtaattttattttactgatgTAATGTTACTTTGTGTTGCTACTTgtgttgtattattttatgtcaCTGATGTAATGTTACTTTGTGTTGCTACTCGTATTACATAACATTATTTCACTACTAATGTAATGGCACTTTTTGTTGCTACTCGtgtcatataattttatttcactacTGATGTAATGTTACTTTGTGTTGCTTcttgtgttatattattttatgccaCTGATGTAATGTTACTTTGTGTTGCTTcttgtgttatattattttatgccaCTGATGTAATGTTACTTTGTGTTGCTGCTcgtgttatataattttatttcactacTGATGTAATGTTACTTTGTGCTGCTGTTcatgttacataattttatttctctaCTGATGTAATATCAATTTGTGTTGCTACTCgtattacataatattatttcacTACTAATATAATGGCACTTTGTGTTGCTACTCGAgccatataattttatttcactatTGATGTAATGTTACTTTGTGCTGCTGTTcatgttacataattttatttctctaCTGATGTAATGTCACTTCGTGCTGCTACTAGTGTTGCATAATTTCTTGCCACTACTGATGTAATATCACTTTGTGTTGCTACTCgaatcatataattttatttctctaCTGATGTAATGTTACTTTGTGCTGCTGctcatgtaatataattttatttcactacTGATGTAATGTAACTTAGTATTGCTTCTCATGTTACATAATTTCATTTCACTATTAATGTAACGTTACTTAGTGCTACTACTAATGTAATATACTTTGATATTGCAACTACTGCACTCgtgtaatgaaattttacgaACGAAGCACTGAATATGTTGCCAATTAATAGCATTCTCTTAGGACTCATCTTGTGACGAGCAACCAGTAtctatttgatttttattaattctagtCAATGTTGCCTAAATAATGCTTTATActtaatcatttatttttaatgatccACTGACTTATACTTGATAActgatttttaataattgaataatttatctaTAACAATccttcataatttaatattgtatctCAATAACATAACAgtataacatataaaataatatgcaacaaatgtaacataaaaactattcaattttgtttgaaattttcacaaCCACAGCAAAATAAGATTACTTAACCCAACCACAAAACTTCGAACTCACTTAAAAGTTTCTCCTCCGCACCAGATAAATAGATTCCAAAATCGCTAACGAAAAGTAATCGACCCGAAATAATTCTAATAGTATGAGCTGTCGGTTCTTAACATGTCCGAAAGTGACGTATTTTTGTCAACTTAATTGGCAGTCGTATCAGCGGCGATCGATGTTAATCGAGAAGTTCGGCCAAAGCGCTAATTAAAGTTGTGCCCAACGCTGATGCAATTATCTCTCTGTGACGCGCTCGACAGTGAAGCTAATTAACTCGGCATAACTTCAGAAAGCATATTAAATGTGTACACCCGATTAAACATGCATAGGCCTGAATATGAATGTGGCGTGTAACGCAAAAATTGCAGTTTTAAGAATGAACTTTTTTGGTTTTTTGTGGTAGTGTGGAATGGGAGGTAGTGGTAGgggtattttgaaaattgggaaatttgggagtttgagggtttggggatttagggattggggaatttggggatttggaaatttgggaatttgggaatctaagaaatttagggatttggaaatttaggaatttgggaatttggcaagttggaatttagggaagttgggaatttgagaatttgggaattggagaagttggggatttgagaaattgggaatttgagaagttgggaatttgagaagttggaaacttgagaaggtggaaatttgagaatttaggaatttgagaagttgggaatttgagaagttggaaatttgagaagttgggaacttgagaatttgggaatttgagaagttggaaacttaagaagttgggaacttgagaagttgggaatttgagaatttggaaacttgagaagttgggaatttgagaagttggaaacttgagaagttgggaacttgagaaattgggaatttgagaagttgggaatttgagaagttggaaacttgagaagttgggaatttgagaagttggaaacttgagaagttgggaatttgagaatttggaaacttgagaagttggaaatttgagaagttgggaacttgagaatttgggaatttgagaagttggaaacttgagaatttggaaacttgagaaggtggaaatttgagaagttggtaatttgagaaattgggaatttgagaagttgggaatttgagaagttgggaatttgagaagttgggaatttgagaagttgggaatttgagaagttggaaacttgagaagttgggaatttgagaagttggaaacttgagaaagtggaaatttgagaatttaggaatttgagaatttgggaatttgagaagttggaaatttgagaagttgggaacttgagaatttgggaatttgagaagttggaaacttgagaagttgggaccttgagaagttgggaatttgagaatttggaaacttgagaagttgggaatttgagaagttggaaacttgagaagttgggaacttgagaaattgggaatttgagaagttgggaatttgagaagttggaaacttgagaagttgggaatttgagaagttggaaacttgagaagttgggaatttgagaagttgggaacttgagaagttggaaacttgagaagttggaaatttgagaatttgggaacttgagaagttgggaatttgagaatttggaaacttgagaagttgggaatttgagaaattagaaatttgagaagttggaaacttgagaagttgagaacttgagaagttgggaatttgagaatttggaaacttgagaagttggaaatttgagaagttggaaacttgagaagttagaaatttcagaagttggaaacttgagaagttaaaaatttaagaatttgggaaattgagaaattagcaaaattaaaaatctggcAATTTGAGAACATCAGAAGTTTCATATAAAGTTTCCTACTCTACAACCATCATTATCATCACCGTAAATTAATGATGAATAAAAGAGTAGATTAAACCGTGTTACGAGCGTAGAAACTGTGTAGACTTTACGTAACACACGTAAATGTAATACGCGTGGTATAAGGTCACTCGTAGTTTCCTTCATTCCACTCTTCCGTCAAAAGTTTCTTTCTACTTTGATTAGGTTCTTGAGAATAGAGGAAGTTCCTCTGATATGATTTCGGTTTAAAAATCTGCGTATAAAGAGAGTTTAATCCGAAGCTGCGGCttgtgaaaattaattaaccgAAATGTGGttttaatagaaattaacgAAAGAAGTTTGTATAGAACctttaataatgaaatataatgcGGAAGTATAAAATACTAACGTGTAGTTGACACGTTCGATAATTGAAGCTATAATGCTTTAATAATTCGATAATCGACGCATAATTTCGTATTTAACAAAggatgtacaaaatatttaataaacatcaAAACAAACAATTCATTTCTGTAAAATATTACCAACATCCTCAAAAATTGCATATacacatttaataaataaaatcatatttCGAAAAGTCACCATGTAATTCCGAATCCCTGTTATAGTTGGACGTGCAAGAATTTATTTCATTCCATCTCCAGTATTTGCATACGacataaatgcataaaaatcTGCAGTACGATCATCGAACAATGTATCGTAGAAAAATATCGGCGTCCATAAAGTAAACACAAAACTGAACTTGAAATAACAATCCTCAATTCAAACATTGGAAACCAACATGAAATCCAATATCTAGTGGAGATAAGTCAATGAAAGTCAAAAGTGGAAAAATCCTTCGCAATAGAATTGTAATAAACGGTTAACAAAATTGGTTTTATTAACTTTATTTTGTTATGGTAATACTTGTGGGATTTGTTGTTTCATATCTTTTGATCATTGCCAAAAATATGATTGTCAAAAGGATGGTATAATATTGTTTTATGTaggtttaataattataaatagttacaaatttgtgtatttgttacttaatatttgttaattagaGGTAATTTAAGTTTCAAGTGGTGGACTTAGATTTTGTCAGAATTGAATTTGTACTTTAGAAATGTTAGTcaaaattgggaattagggagtttgaggatttgaaaatttagggaatctaaattggggaaatttggaattggggaaattggaaattggggaaattgggaattggagaaattgggaattgggaaaattgagaattgggcaaattgggaattggggaaatttggaattagggaaattggaaattggggaaattgggaattggggaaattgggaattggggaatgtgggaattggggaaatttggaattggggaaatttggaattagggaaatttggaattgggaaaatttggaattggggaaatttggaattggggaaattggaaattggggaaatttggaattggggaaatatggaagtgggaaaatttggaattaaggaaattcggaattggggaaatttggaattggggaatgtgggaattggggaaatttggaattggggaaatatggaattgggaaaatttggaattggggacattttggaattggggaaatatggaattgggaaaatttggaattggggaaatt
Above is a window of Megachile rotundata isolate GNS110a chromosome 1, iyMegRotu1, whole genome shotgun sequence DNA encoding:
- the jdp gene encoding dnaJ domain-containing protein isoform X1; translation: MSVEDAINYKPSEEEDYYALLSCDESATVEQITAEYKVLALQYHPDKNEGDKDAERKFQQLKHAKEVLCDPEQRSNYDKWRRSGIAISYKQWLGMKDHVHQSMHWSIPKTKDRMLQDTSGEAAGSPGHGKMQAPNAHRRASEGGANIYYGARSDLGWDSEAPSEIVNKFRNYEI
- the jdp gene encoding dnaJ domain-containing protein isoform X2 codes for the protein MSVEQITAEYKVLALQYHPDKNEGDKDAERKFQQLKHAKEVLCDPEQRSNYDKWRRSGIAISYKQWLGMKDHVHQSMHWSIPKTKDRMLQDTSGEAAGSPGHGKMQAPNAHRRASEGGANIYYGARSDLGWDSEAPSEIVNKFRNYEI